The DNA segment CTACTCATGAACTTGATATGATGCGAAATATTTCTCAATCTGAAGTAACGACTATGACTGCTGAAGTTTCAAAAGTCATGAATACTGATAATGAGGATATTGTCTTTGGCCTTCTTCGTTTCGATAACGGAATTCTTGGAATTCTTGATGTGAATTGGGTAACACCAACTAAAGTGCGCAAAATAACTGTTACAGGCGAAAATGGTATGTTTAAGGTGGATTATCTAAACCAAACTCTTTCTTTTTATTCTAACTTTGCTGCTGAGCAAAATGAAACAAAGAGCGAGTGGTTTAGAACAAAATTTGGAGTTTCAGAAGGCGATTACACAAGCTTCAGAGTTGAGAAGAAAGAACCTCTACGTGTTGAAATTGAGGCCTTTTTACAGTGTTGTCGTGACAATGATACGCCTCTTGTCACCGGTGAAGACGGTCTTGAATCGCTCGCATTAGCTCTTAAAATTGTTGAGTGCGGCAATAATTGTAAGTGCAGAAGGTAATATTTATGCGTCCTGAGATTAAAGGAAGTACTGTTCTGGTTACAGGTGGTGCCGGTTTTATCGGAAGCCATCTTGTTGATCGGTTGCTTGATATGGAAGCTAAAGAGGTTGTTATCATAGATAACCTTTTTCTCGGATCTGAGGATAATCTTCGCGAGGCCATTTCAAGAGGAGCAATTCTTTATAGAGACGATGCAGAGTTCAGTACTTCTCTCGAGTACATTTTTGAACGCCATTCTATTGATATTGTGTTCAACTGTGCCACTAAGGCTCTCAATTATTCTTTCATGAATCCATCAAATTCATTTGAGACAAATACGAAAGTAGTTCTGAATTTGCTTGAACTTCAACGCAAAAAAGTATTTTCAACTCTTTGTCATTTCTCAACGTCTGAAGTTTATGGAACGGCTGTCTACGAACCTATGGATGAAAAACATCCACGCAATCCAACGACCCTTTACGCGGCAGGAAAAGCTGCAGCTGATTTAGCTGTTGAAACGTATGTGCGCATGTATGATTTAGATGCTTTTATTATAAGGCCTTTTAATAATTATGGCCCTCGTCAAAATCATAAGGGTGAACTGGCCGGGGTGATTCCTCTTACTGTATACAGGGTGCTAAACGATATTCCGCTTGAAATCCATGGCGACGGCAATCAAAGTCGTGATTTCATTTATGTAACTGATACTGTCGAAGCAATACTCGCTGTCTATGGAAAGCTAGAGAAAGGTGAGTCTGTTAATATTTCGACCCATAATCAGGTTTGCATCAAAGAGGTAATTGAAACCATCGCAGATGCGATGGGTTATCAGGGTGAAATTTTACGAAAGCCAGCAAGAGGGTCAGACGTATACTGTCATAATGCCAGTAATGATAAGCTGATGGGCATGATTTCCTATAACCTTACTCCTTTTTCTGAAGGTTTGAAGAAGTCGATTGACTGGTATGTAGAGGTTATTAAGGGGTAGTCACTCCTTTTGTTTAGTATCTATTCAGATTTGTTAAGAAAAAAAATGTCGTTATATCTGATAAAGACTATGCGACTTAAGGTGAAATATGAAAATATCGTTTGGTAAAAAGAAGTCAGTTTTTATTCGCCGTTTTGGTAATATGGAGAAGCTCTCTTATCTTCTGACTGGACAGCATGTATTTTCAAAGCTTTTAAATATTGGTCTTTCTAAGTTAATGAGTAATTTTAAGTGGGCAGGATTTCTCCCATATTACCCTACTCAGATTTCAATTGAACCTACTATAGCCTGTAATTATAGGTGTCTAAGTTGTCCCCACGGAATGCCTTTAGAGGATAGAAAACAAGTTTTTCATCGTGATAAGTTTATGAGTCTTGAAAAGTATAAAAAAGTGATAGATTCAATTTGTGGAAAAACGTGGTATCTTTCTCTCACAGGCATTGGCGAAAGTTTTTTG comes from the Maridesulfovibrio ferrireducens genome and includes:
- a CDS encoding Gfo/Idh/MocA family protein, producing the protein MKVAVIGTGSMGQNHVRLYSDIPNCELVGIADQNIEQTAKLCSLYGGRAYSDYRDLIEKEKPDAVTIALPTFLHKQATMDCLDAGINVLVEKPIAKTVEEAKEMIAEAKRVGKVLQVGHIERFNPAIQQLKDRIADGHLGKIFTIHSRRQSPYPGRITDVGVASDLATHELDMMRNISQSEVTTMTAEVSKVMNTDNEDIVFGLLRFDNGILGILDVNWVTPTKVRKITVTGENGMFKVDYLNQTLSFYSNFAAEQNETKSEWFRTKFGVSEGDYTSFRVEKKEPLRVEIEAFLQCCRDNDTPLVTGEDGLESLALALKIVECGNNCKCRR
- a CDS encoding NAD-dependent epimerase/dehydratase family protein gives rise to the protein MRPEIKGSTVLVTGGAGFIGSHLVDRLLDMEAKEVVIIDNLFLGSEDNLREAISRGAILYRDDAEFSTSLEYIFERHSIDIVFNCATKALNYSFMNPSNSFETNTKVVLNLLELQRKKVFSTLCHFSTSEVYGTAVYEPMDEKHPRNPTTLYAAGKAAADLAVETYVRMYDLDAFIIRPFNNYGPRQNHKGELAGVIPLTVYRVLNDIPLEIHGDGNQSRDFIYVTDTVEAILAVYGKLEKGESVNISTHNQVCIKEVIETIADAMGYQGEILRKPARGSDVYCHNASNDKLMGMISYNLTPFSEGLKKSIDWYVEVIKG